The Solibacillus sp. FSL R7-0668 genome includes the window GTATTAAGCATTGATTCTTATAACACTGCTCAAACAATTACAGTTGAATTAGCAGATTCTAATTTACAATTAGTAGACCTTAATGGAAACGTAATTAACAAAGGTGCTGCTCTTACTGCAACTAAGTAATAGTATTAATACAATGCTGCACTAACTGAAACAAAGTGCAATCTATATCTTTGCTAAAAAGCTTGTCGGAGGTTATTCTCCGGCAAGCTTTTTGCTTAGAAAGAATAGTTATATTTTCTCTAAGGCATCAGTGTTCAAGACCCATCACCATAATTTTTGGTTAATATCCTGGAATTAGCTTTGATTCACGTTATAAGGGAGAATACTTTTAATTCAGCCATGAGCTACTGTAAAGAATACGTGCTATTTTTCCCTATTACTGTGCGAATTTATGCAAAAAACGTGCGGTATTTTGAGTTTATTTATGACCTTCTTAATATATTTGCGAATGTTCAATTAATCCTAGTGAAACTTAAATCATTCTCAATCTCCAATCAAGAAACATTGCATACCTTAATGGAAATACCAATAAAACCCAAAATTTTTACGAATATTACATAGGATTTATTCCCATCTAAGCAAAACTGTGTGTTATCATAGTGAAAGACTTGAAAAGTGTGAGGGGTGTAAAGATGAAAAAATATCTTGCTGTACTGTTTACGGCAGTATTGGCAATGAGTTTGTTCTATGGAAGTCCAAGCTATGCCGCAGAAAAAAATAAGAATTTAGTTGAGCAAAAAGTGACAGTAATTATTAACGGAGAATATATTTCCTTCCAAGATCCTATTTTAAATAATAATGGGACAATTCTTTTACCGATGCGTGGTTTTTATGAAGCAATTGGCGCAGGGGTAAGTTGGAATCAGATAGATAAAATAGCGACAAGTGAGCGTAATGGTCAAATTGTTGAATTGACGATTGATTCAAAAACGGCAAAAGTAAATGGCATGAATGCGCAATTACTCGTTGCCCCAATGATTTACAAAGATCGTACGTATATTCCAATGCGCTTTGTCAGTGAAAATTCAGACGGACAAGTTTATTGGGATCAAGAAAGTAAAGTAGTAGAAGTAATTTTAAACGAAGCACCAGATGATGAAAGTCCAGAAGAGGAAGTTCCAGAGGTGCCAGTCGTACCTGAAGTAAAGCATATTTTATATATGAACAATCAGCGTATCGAAATGGAACTGTCACCAATTACAAAAGACGGACGCATGTATATCCCGGCAAGTTATTTCAGTGATTATTTACAGGATAGCTTTAGCCAGTGGGTAGATGAAACAAGCTTTGATTTAACGATTTCAGGATTAACTTTTAGCTTCACAGACAACAGCAATCGAATTTATGTTAATGGTGAGCTCTATTCAGGAAGCGAGAAGCCATTTATTCAATATAGTGAAATGTATGTACCGGTGAAATTCATTGTAGATTCATTTAAAAATGGTGGTTCCTTACGCTATGTACAAGAAGATAAAACTATCTATATTTCGTTGTATGACTACATACTAACAAGTGACTTTTTAGAGAAATCCTATGGGTCTTTAAATGTACCGCAATTAGTTGAAAATGCAGCATTAGATGGCAATCGTGAGTTAATGGTCAGTGATAACCCAGAAGAGTTAATTCCGTCAATTATTACAAATGCTAATGAAACATTAGCGGAAAATCATGTGCAAGGTGTTACCGCGACAAAAGAGCACCGTGTCTATGGTTGGCATATTAACAAACTAGACGGTCGCGCTAAAATCGGGATTACGATTCAAAACACATCATCTTCTGAGATTCAAGTGACGAACTCAAAAGGGATCTCACAAACAACAAGTAATAGCTGGAGTACATTTGATGTAGGCTTACCTTTATCAGATGCGGTATTAACCGATACATTACGTGATGCAAAGGAAAGCAAGATGACCATTGCACCGGGTGAAACGAAAATTATCCAAACCTATGATCTTGGTAAAAATTATTTACTCGGATTTACCCATGATTTTGATATCCGCTCCGTATCAGGCGCTGCAGTGAATTATACAATTCGAACAGTACTTAGCTTAGATGATGAGCCAAAGCTAGAAACGATTCATTCGCCAGTTGTCCCTATTAATAAATATGCAGCACATCCACGTGGCGTATGGCCAAGCTCGGCATTAAAGGTAACTTTACCAGCCTATACAGTTGATAGCGAGCAGGTGGGCTATAATATTTCAAACGGGAAAACTGACCATTTCTTAACGGATGAAAATTCATTAGACAAAATGAATGGCACAGTTGGCAACCCAGGACATTTTGGCATGTCTTATAAAGTCGATATTCCAATTGTCAATGATTCTGGCAAAATGAAATATATCCTTGTGAAAATAACAGGACGCGGTGGCGTATATAGTGGTGCGGTGAAAATGAATGGACGAACATATTTAATCCCGACATTAAAGCCAGGTGAAGAATATGTACAATTACCTGTACACCGTTCGAAAAAAGCGAAGGATGTCATCAATTTAGAAATCATTCACGCAGGCGGTAGTAATTTACCAGTCGCGATTTATGTTGAAACAAGATAAAGTGAAACTTTGCTAGTTGGGGGATTATTCCCCAACTAGCATTAGCTATCACCAATCGGGCTTTTAGGGACAGTTAGAAATTGGTATCTTACTGTCTCTTAATGCGAGATAAAGTGAAAAGGCAGATAGGGAGCGTTCCTTATCTGCTTTTTTCTTGTTATAAAGCTAGTACACTCGAAATATTAATTTTCTATAACGTATATTTCAATTTATTGAAAATCCGCCATTCACGATAATAGTATGTTATCCTTTTGAGAGATAGACTGTAATAGAAATGGAGAGAGATTTGTGAACAAAAAAATAGTGACCGCTGCTGTGGCAGTAGTTGCTGCACAGGCTACGTTTTTTGTAGCAGATAGTGAAGCAGCATTTGACAAAAAAGTAACGAATAAAACAACAACCATTTCACCGGGTGTAGAGTATATACAAGAGCAATATCAATCAGCAGAGACAAAAGAGGTTGTCAACTTTTTGAATATCGATTTAAACAACCCCTACACCTCATTAGAAGTGGGAATACCCGATCCAATCAATTCCCTAAAAACAACTTCTGCCATTGCGAAAATACATAATTATGAAGGCCATCGAGTAGTAGGTGCAACAAACGCATCTTATTTTTTAGGCAATGGTTTACCAGCAA containing:
- a CDS encoding stalk domain-containing protein, with translation MKKYLAVLFTAVLAMSLFYGSPSYAAEKNKNLVEQKVTVIINGEYISFQDPILNNNGTILLPMRGFYEAIGAGVSWNQIDKIATSERNGQIVELTIDSKTAKVNGMNAQLLVAPMIYKDRTYIPMRFVSENSDGQVYWDQESKVVEVILNEAPDDESPEEEVPEVPVVPEVKHILYMNNQRIEMELSPITKDGRMYIPASYFSDYLQDSFSQWVDETSFDLTISGLTFSFTDNSNRIYVNGELYSGSEKPFIQYSEMYVPVKFIVDSFKNGGSLRYVQEDKTIYISLYDYILTSDFLEKSYGSLNVPQLVENAALDGNRELMVSDNPEELIPSIITNANETLAENHVQGVTATKEHRVYGWHINKLDGRAKIGITIQNTSSSEIQVTNSKGISQTTSNSWSTFDVGLPLSDAVLTDTLRDAKESKMTIAPGETKIIQTYDLGKNYLLGFTHDFDIRSVSGAAVNYTIRTVLSLDDEPKLETIHSPVVPINKYAAHPRGVWPSSALKVTLPAYTVDSEQVGYNISNGKTDHFLTDENSLDKMNGTVGNPGHFGMSYKVDIPIVNDSGKMKYILVKITGRGGVYSGAVKMNGRTYLIPTLKPGEEYVQLPVHRSKKAKDVINLEIIHAGGSNLPVAIYVETR